The Theropithecus gelada isolate Dixy chromosome 3, Tgel_1.0, whole genome shotgun sequence genomic sequence TCCTGGCTGCCCACGCTGTGTCCCCATGCCCACCCAAAAGTATTGCCCAGTGTCACGCTCAGAAGACTTGGGCATGGTCCCTGCTCTCCATGGCCTGGCGGGGACCGGGGCATGGGGGCCCAGGAGGACTTGCAGGGTCAGGGTGCGAGTGGGGCGGGGCCTGGCACACCTGCCTGGGGGACAGTCTGGGCCACCCCTCAGCCCCACCCGCCTCCACGAGGCTTCAGTGGAACTCACTCAAAATCAGTGTCTTTCTTGAGCTCAGTGACGGGGCTGAAGGCCACTGCCTTCTTCTTCAGGCCGATCACGCAGGCCGAGTCTGGGGCATTGGCGAACACCCGTCCTGCAAACAGAGGCACGTGGCAGCCCTCCAAGGCCGGGCCCTGCCCCAGGGAGCCAGGGGAGGGCGAAGTGAGGCCTCGGGTCGCACCCACCACCTACCCTTGCGGTAAACCTCACGCAGCTTCTCCGACAACCAAAGCATGGCCTTCACCCCCAGCTTGGTCCCGTAGTTCCGGTCAAAGGGGGTTGGGGCGCCGCCCTGGAAACAGGCAAGGCCCGGTTCTTGGAGCTGCCCTGGGCTGCCTGGGCCAAGGAGAGGGGAGGCCCAACCCCAGTGCAGACAGGGTCCCCACGGGGAGCCTCCCAGGCAGCTTCTGAACACCCATTCCTTCCAACCCCTGCACAGTTTCCGTCTGTTCCCGCATCGAGGACCCTGCCTGCTCTCTCCAGCTCCAAGTCCAGGCCAGAAGCTGCCTCCCAAGGCCGGCAGCCAGCTGCCCCCTGGCCAAGTCAAGTGATCCCTGGGCTCCTACATTGGCAGCCAGTGGCCCCACCTTGGGCCCCATCCCCAGCCACCCTGACTCCCCCTCCCTGGCTCAGAAAACCCCAGGACACAGGCTTCCTGCAGGGCCACCATAGGGCAGGGAGCATGCCGGGATCTAGGTGAGGGGCTCGGCAGAGGTGGCCGCAGGAGGCCCGGAGGGGTGGGGGCCGGGCTCAGCATGTGAATGTCCTGGCCccagccccggccccggccccggccccagccccggccccggccccagccccagcccttctTGGAATGAGACCTCACCCAGATACGGGCCTCGGTCCCCTCACCGGGGAAGGGCACATGTGCCCGAGGGCCTGCCAGGAGTGCCCGTGGGTGCCTGTGAGGGCTGGGACCCCTGGGCCCGGGGACAGATGGTGGCAGGGAAGAGGGGCAGGCCTCTCAGAGCCTCACTGCCCCACACCTGCTGCAGGTGGCCCAGGACGTTGGTCCTGCAGTCGAAGACGCCCTTGCCCTCTGATGAGTACAGGTTGTACAGGAACTCCGTGGTGTAGTAGTCATGGCACTTCTCGTTCCTGAGAGGGACAGCGGCGCCTGAGTCAGCGGGGAACGAGTTCAGGTCTCCCCCAAATCCTGAGTCCCCGCTGGGCCAGGCCTGGGAGCGGGAGTGCCAGCTCCCGGGAAAGCCGCCCTCGCCCACCCTCTCCAAAGACCCCTCCTGCCTTCTCCTGCCCGGCCACTCCTCAGCAGCCCCGCCCCTAGCCCCTAGCTGTGGCCGGGGACCCACGGCAGCCTCACCGCAGCACCAGGCCCCTCTGAATGTCTGTCTTCATCTTCTCCGTCATGTGCTCCACGTTGACCTGTGGGAGGGGCCAGATGAGCCAGAGGACTGTGGGGAGGGAATTCCAGGCTGACCAGCAACCCAGGGCCAGCAGGAGCACTGGGTTATGAGTCCCACCTGCCCGGGCCCTGCCCTGCGCTGGCCGGCCTGAGTGTCTGGGGCCCAGGCTGGCGTGCCGGTGGGTCTGTCGCAGCAGGGGCCACGCTGGGCTCACCTTTAAGTCATGGATGTTGAAAGGGTCCTCGAAGACGTAGGCGGCGTCGGCCCCCACAGCGATGCCAGTCACGGTGGCCAGGTAGCCACAGTAACCCCCCATGGTCTCCACGATGAACACGCGGCGCTTGGTCCCCGAGGCGGACTGTTTGATGCGGTCACAGCTCTGGGGGCCAAGGGGGGTCAGGGGTCCTCCATGTGCCCACCCTTCCCTGCAGGCCATGGGCATGGCTACGCTGCAGGGAGCCCTGTGTCTCCAGAGCCAGCCTGGGGCTGACGCACCCACAGAGTCAGCAGCACCAGGCTTGGGCCCACCTCCCACCTGGGCCCCGCAGGACCAGGCGTTCTCAACCAGGTGACCCCAGCCTCAGGGCACAGGGGACAGCGGCCTGCACACACACTCTCTGTGGGCAGGCAGGGGTGTCCCCGGCCCCATGGACAGAGGCCAGGCACTGCTCTTAGGCTACCCAGCACTGTGGCAGGGAcactcctgcctcggtctccccatCTGAGTTCATCACAGTAGCGAGGAACAACGCAGGGCCCCCTGGTCCTAGAAGTGGCTATGGCAGGGAGCTGAGCCCCTTCACCTGGGCCTGTGCCCCACCAACCCCAACCCTGGCAGCCCTCCCGGGTGCTCACCACGCACTGTCCCCTCCAGCAGCCTCCGTAGGCTCAGCCCCACCCCACAAGGGCCTGGGCATGGCCAGCAGGGGTCCAGGAGCCCCGTACCTCCATGGCAGCGTTTACGGCAGTGTCAGAGCCCAGGCTGAAGTCAGTGCCAGGGACGTTGTTGCTGATGGTGGCTGGGATGACGCACATGACGATGCAGAGCTCCTCGTAGCGCCCGCGAGCCTCCACCAGCTGCAGCACCCCTTCATAGGCCTGCAGCAATAGGGACAGGGGGCAGGTCAAGGGCAGCACCGAGGCCAGGGTGGGCCAAGGACAGGCTCTGCCGGCGGCCGCCCAGCCCTGCTCCCTGCTGACCTGTCACGTGCCCCGTGCTGGACTCCAGGACCCACCTGCTCAATCCCCTGGGGCTGGGCCAGGCAGTCAGCCTGGTGTCATCTCAGGACGCCTCCCAGGGAAACTGGACTCTAACGAGGGTCAGGAGGCCCCTCCAACCCACTCTGACCCCAGATCCACTCCATGAAGCCTGCAGTGGGGCTTGGCTTTGGAGGGCAAGGGGGAAGGGctgtcattcatttattatttaggGACAGCTTGCCCAGTGCCAGGACACCACGTAAGCGATGCCATCCCGCACCTACACTTCTGCCTTCTCCGCCTCCCTTCGTCCTCGTCCTCCCGCTTCCAAGtccccttcctcccctgcccctccccagcaccGGGGTTAATTGGAACCTTGGGAAGCTTTCTGGAGAAAGTAAAGAACGCTCCTGAGCCCACACACCACACTTAAAACCCTGATCCTCTTGGCCCCTGCATCGCCCCAGCCGGCACACAGGTTTTGAGGACGGGCCCCTCAGTGGGAGGACACCTTGGGTCTCCTGTGCCCCGCGGCTTTTTCATCCGCGGGCAGCCCTCACCTCAAACCCGCCGACCACCAGCAGGGCATGGATACCATAGACGCGGATGTTCTCCACGATGGACTCCAGCTGGCCCTTGGGCAGAGTCCTGCAGTCAGAGACACATTCGTGTGAACATGCGACGCCCGGGGACGCATGTCCACATCGCATCTGATCACAGGAAGGCATTGCCATGGCCGTTCCCCGAGCCAGTCAGCAGTCACTGCAACGCCCTGGATGTGACGCTGTGGCTTCACATGGAGAGGGGCACACGGGCCCAGCGTGAGCTGCCTGGGCACCACTCAGCATCACCAGGCATGGACCAGGCAACCAAGTGAACCCCCCACCCCCCTGGGCTCCCCATGGGCACCCCTTCCCGCCCGAGGCTTTCTCGCCCAACACTCAGCAGCAGGAGGGGATGCCTCCTCCAGCCCTTGCAGCCACTCAGTGGCTCAGGACTCAGCGACTTCCCCTGTAGCGCACAGGGTGACTGTGCCCTCCCCATGCCCACAGAAGGGTCTCAGGCCCTGGGACAAAAGCCATCAGACAGGCCCATAGCCACAACCAGAGTGGTGACAGTTCAGGCTGCCTGGCCTGGCCAGGCAGTGACAGACACTGGGCCAGCTTCCCTGCCACGGAGAGCCCACCATGGGCATGGGGCTGCCAGAGCAGCCTGCCCTACACACCTGAGCTCAGGCCTGGAAGCCCCAGGCAGGAGGCGTGAAGCCTGCTCTGCACAGATCACCAGCCAGAAGAGGGGCCGAGCCCAGGGCCCTGGGCTGGGTTCCCCTTGCCGCCCCCACCTGCAGGGCCTGGAGACTGCGCCTTGGCCCTCCTGCCCACAGGTACCCACAGCAGGCAGCTCACCTCTTGGTCCCCAGCatggagccaccacgccccaacCAGCCGGCCACGTTGTGCCAGCCTACTACCTGCACCTGTCAGGAGGAGATGCAGCTTCAGGGGCCAGTCTGAGCCTCTGGCCAATTCCCCCCAGGGGTGGGCCTGTGCCCGGGGGCCAGCCAGTGCTGGGCATCACACTGCAGGCAGAGCTGAGTACCCAGGCCTGGGTGGGCACCGACACATGGACCCAGGCCTCGGCCTCCACCTCTAGCCGGCCCTCCACAGGAGACGCCCCAAGTCTGCACACAGAAGGCCCAAGTCCTCACTTGTTTGCCCCGGCTGGACCCACCTGACCCTTGGCTAGGCCTTCAAAGCCATCGTGCACGACGTACACCGTGTGGCCCTGGGAAATGCCGGTCCGCACCGCCGAGCGCACGGCCGCGTTCATGCCAGCCGCTGGGGCCCCCACATTCAGGATGGCCAGGGAGAAGTTAGACTTCAGAAAGAAGGGGAGACGAGCATGAGGCACAGCCAGGGAGGGGACCTCCAACCTGCACAGGAGGTCAGCAGGCCAGCAGGTTCTGGAAAAAGGGGCCAGGCCCTGCCACCAGCCTGGACACTGCCCAGCACACCGACTGCCCTGGGAATATGGTATCTGTTCTAATTCCAGAAGATTCTGGTGAAGACCAAAAGAGACACGGTGCAAGCCCAGCACACAGGCagcagaggaggcagagggggCGAGCACCATTGTGAAACCAGGCCTGGGGACAGGAGCACAGGTCAGTGCCCACACAAGGGGCCAGCAGTCGGGGGAGAGAGGTAGGGGGCACAGCCACGAGGAAGGTAGGGGCCCTGACTATCCTGTTTCCTAGTAGCCACGTTAAGGGAAGGGACAAAGACATGGAGACAGTCCTGTTAGGACTACAGTTAATTTAACCTTATAGACCAAAACCCCACTATGTCCATGTGAATCCAGTGACAGCTGCCACCACCTCCATGCAGCCCCCGTGCTGAGACTCTGAACCTGGCGTGCACCTGTCACGTGTGGCACACCCGACTTGGCAGCAGCCACACCCAAGGGCTCCGTAGCCACATGGCCCCACCGGGTCCTGGTACGAGCCAGCCCGGCTGCCCACAAAGTCAGTCACGCCCCAGCCAGGTTCTGGGTGGTTCATGGAGACCACGTTGCCCCACCTCGGAGGGTGCAGCCCACTGACTAGCTGTGGGGATAAGCAGGAAGCTGGAGCAGCAGGGACACCCAAAGATGACCACGGATGGGAGGACCAGACCCAGGCTGGGCCACGCTGTCCGCCTTGGCCTGtggctccagctgtggctcaagGGGGTTGGGAGCCAGGACCTCACTGACCATGACTCTCTACAGGGCCCTCGTTGTCCCTCAGGACTTGAAAAACAAGCCATTTCATCCTTATTTTGGAGAGATCCCGTTTCCTGCGGTTTTCAGCTGTTTggggacattttctttttatgttcagagtttcactcttatcgcccaggctggagtacaatggcacgatctcggctcactgcaccctctgcctcccgggttcaagtgattctcctgcctcagcctcctgagtagctgggattataggcgtctgccaccaccacgcccagctaatttttgtatttttagtagtgacagagttttgccatgttggccacgctggtctcaaaatcctgacctcaggcgatctggccacctcagtctcccaaagtgctgggattacaggtgtgagccacgacgcctggccgCTGGGGACATTTTCTACACAGTGGCTCCTCCTCTCCTGAGTTAAGCCTGTGGGCCTGACTTCATTTCCATCAACCATTGAGAAGCGACAGCCAGCCCTGCAGCCAggctcccagcagctgggacctgCCAGCCACAGTGGTGCCTGAGCCTAGGCACAGGCCGAGCCCaccctcccagctcccagctcagCCCCCAGCAAGAGGGAAGGCAGGGGCAGGCAGGCCCAGCCGCAGGGGCCAGCGTGAAGAGGCTGCAGAATAACACAGCCCGTTCCTCCCTCTGTGGGTGCCACTCCCTGCCTTACCTTCTCCTTGGGGGGCTTCTGGTGGGCGAGGAGCTTGTAAATGTTCCAGTTGTTCTCGAAGCTCCTGGAAAGGATTCGGGTCACACCATGCATAGCCCTCCAGCCCTGCAGCGTATAGCCACAGCACAGCCGTGACAGCCCAGGAGGTTGGTCACAGGCACACGGCCTGATGGAAGCTCTGCCATGAAGCAGCGGACACCACGCATGCCGGGCAGGGCACCTTCCACAGGCGGTGCAGGATCCCCCAACACAACACGAGGCTGCACCACCCGTGCAGCAAAGCCCGTGGCTGGCATCCAGCTCGAGGGAAGGTTGACCACCTTGGTAGCAGGTGGGGGCATGGATGGGAAACCAGACGTCCAATCCAGCCTGACCCGGCCACCAGGACACCTGCAGGAGGGCGTGACCCACACCCCACATCTGCCAGCCTTCCCAGCCCCCGCGGGGCCACCCCGTGTCCTGGGCTTGCGCCCACAGCTTCTCATCCCCTCGCCATGCCCAGATCCCTGTGACTGGGCCCTGCCCATGCTGCCGCCCAGGGTCTCCTGCAGCACCACACCTCCCAGCCCGCCTCCTGTACCACCCGCAGGCCCGTTCCTCCCTCGATCTTCAGACGCGGTGCCCAGAAGGACGACCCAGGCCAGGCGTGCACAGCACCACCGCAGCACGTGCTGCCTGGCACCGGGACCCAGGCAAGTAAGAGTGCAGGGGTCTGCTGAGGGGGCTTACCCGCCACGGAGCTGGATGGCCTCGTCAAACCTCTTATCATCCATGGCTTTCTGCACTTCCTTGGTCTTAAGGAAGAGAACCAGAACACAGGCTATGGAGGGCCCGGCCAGAACACCCATGGCTACTGCCCTGTCCAGTGGGACCGACGAGGGCAGATCTGGCCGGCATCTCCTGACCCTGGCCCAGGCCTGGCAGCCTCTCCCTGGGAACAGTGGTCACCACCAAGGCCAGCTCTTCTGGGGCTGGTTGAGGCCAAGAGGCCCTACCCTGCCCCCAGCTGCCCTCTTCTCCTCCCAACAGTCCCAGCTCCAGGCAGGGCCACTCTGCCCCCGTTGCAGGCCTCCAAACCCACTGAGCCAGGGCTTGACCAGcacccacacccagcctcctggcctctgccctcccCATACCTCCCGTCCCGGGGTCCCTGCTCCCCACACCTACCCTCCCGGGATCCCTGCTCCCCGCGCCTCCCCTCCCGGGGTCCCTGCTCCCTGCGCCTCCCCTCCCGGGGTCCCTGCTCCCTGCGCCTCCCCTCCCGGGGTCCCTGCTCCAGCCACCCGTGTCCCCCATCAACGGCCCAAGCTCCTCCCAGGGCTCCACTCTGATCACCGGCCCCTCCTCCTCCGTCCCATCCTAACCCCAACTCCCACCACTGCCCACAGCAGCTCAGTGGCCGAGGACCCATGACTTCCCCTGCTCACCAGACTCCCTGCAGCTCCAACACACCTCTTGGGGACCGTCCCAGCTCCCACGTCCCACCCGGGGATGTGCTCACATCCCCCTCCCTGGAGGCCTGAGATGCCCTGGGCCAGCCACGAGGCCCTGCCCTCCGGTGCTTACGGTGCTGAGATCCCCAGAGAGCAGTGGGGCCTGCGAGTGGGGATTAGGGAGGGACCAGGCGGTTCTGATGGGGGGACCCAGGGCTTACCATCTGCACGCACTCCATGAGGGGCAGCCGCACTGACTGGTTCCCCGAGAGGCTGACCACGCAGGCCGGCGTGTCAGGGGTGGCCTCCAGCAGCGCCATCACCGCCTCCATGCCCATCTTGCTGCTCTGTGGGGAGGGGTTCAGGCTGGCACACCCACTTGGTCCCTCTACCCCAAGACACATGCCTGTCCTCTGCAGATGCGCAAACCCCAGCTTCCAGAGCCCCCCACGCTGACGGAAGCTTCCAGAACAGGTGGCACTAGAGATGGAAACGTGTCTGACCAGCGTTCACGACGGCATGCTGGACCCCGTTTCAGTGTCTTCGCTGCCCTGCCGGGAGGCCCAGGCTACACTGTGGGCTGCAGGATGCCATGTGATGCAACCCACCCGCTGTCGCTCAGTGTCATGGCTGGGCACACAGGCCACGTCCCCAGGGCCCGTCCGCTGCGATGGTTCCTCCCACGGAGGCCCTCATGTCGTGACTTCCCTGGTGTGTGTCCACGCCAGCCACGGGGATGGGCAGTGGACACATCCAGGAGCTGCCCGCTAGGGACACACTGCAAAGGcaggccccagccccaccccggGAACTGGCCACAGTGGACAAGAAAGCCAGGCCTGCAGTCGCCGTGGCCGTGCCATGACCACCGGTGGCCTGCCCTGTAGCAGCCCAGCAGCTGGCCCCCCGGGGCCACAGACAGCCCTCCGGGATCCACACAGGTTTCTTCATCTTGCACGTGAGGCACAAGCGGCACCTTATTCCGGGCGGTCTCTCCAGGGTGGTGTTTAGGGAGCAGCCTCGGAGACACCCCCATGCAGGCTGAGGCTCCTTGGAAAAGTCCAGGTTCCCACTGCGCATGCTCGGTTCCCCGGACCCCTTCGTGGCACCCAGTGGGAATACAGGCTCCGTGGCACCCAGTGGGAATACAGGCTTTGTGGCACCCAGTGGGAATACAGGCTCAGGGAGCACAACGCTGATGCTCTGGGTGACAGCCGCTGGGACTGCGGGTGATCAACTGTCCTTTGTTTCAGAGCTGGCATCGGGCATCCAAGACACTGGCTGGAAAACCCTGCAGCCTGCAGGCTGGGAGCGCATGGCTGGCCCGGTCACGGCAGCAGCATTTCCGCCACCCAGGCTCGGCAGCCGTGGCTGGCTTGCCCTGATGTCCCAGGCCCCTCAAGAGGCTCTTCTGAGTGAGCCTGAGGCCGCACAGAGGGGACAGCAGCTGCCTGGCTAGGTCGGCGGGGTCTCTCTCTGAGGAAGCGTCCCCTCGGTACAGTGGCCCCCGTCCAGCTCCGTGGGTTGCCTGGGAAGGCTCAGCTCAGCACAGGAGtcacagggccaggtgcagtcaCAGGGCTGGGCGCAGCCATCTGGTCTCCCTCAGCACAAGTCCCACCTGCCTGACAGTCTGTGGCCCTGCCTGAGAGGGTGACCCACCCTCACACACAGGCATTTTGCCTTCCATGTGGCCTTCCTGGCCCCAGACTCATTCCATTTGGCACAACTtgattcccattttgcagaggacaaagtgagacccagcAGTGATCAGGACCAAGGATGGCGAGGCCACGCCAGACCCCGAATGCTCCCTCCCAGCACCAGCCTCCCAGACCGTGACGCCGCGGGCAACATGGGCACCACCCTCTGCCCACCCAGCCCCTCTCCCAGGGCCTGTCCCTGGCCACTAGGAAGGTCTGTGGCCCTGACTGCTGCCACGTGGGGCTGGAAGGGGGTTGGGGGGTAGAACGGCCAGGAGGCACAGGCTGGCGGGGGGCCTCCCATGGTCCCCAGGTCTGAGTTCCCTACACCTGCAGGGGAATGGAGAagtcaggcctcagtttcccccaggAGGAGCAACAGCCTGAGGGACCACCCACcccacacacccactcacacacactgaAACACACACCCACGAGGACCACGCATCCCCCATGCATACCCCCCACACACAGACATGGACACTCACCCACATGGACACAGACTCACCCACAGCCACATGGACACAGTGCACGTGCCACACTCGCGTGCACACTGCCCACATGCACAGACCACGctcacccacacacatacacagggcAGGGTGATGGCCACTTACCAGGACTCGGTCGAAGGCAGAGGGCGTCCCTCCCCGCTGCACGTGGCCCAGCACAGTCACACGGGTGTCGAAGCCCAGCCTCTGAACCACCAACTGCAGGAGAGTGGGAAGGACCAGCCCTGAGCCCCAGCCCACATGGGCTAGAGGAGCAGGGGTTCTGCCCAGTGGCCACCCCCAGGCCCACACGCACGTCCTTCACATAGCTGGACGAGATGGGCTTCCCGTTGCGGTCGATGGCACCCTCAGCGATAATGATGATGTTCAGTCGGGACCCGCGGCTCCGAGTCTGGGTCAAAGACACGACAGGGCTCAGCTGCCATGTGGGAAACCTGCCCCGGGCACAGCCCCCAGGCGCCAGGAGCCCTCCCTGAGGCCACCATCCCCAACCCACGTGGGCCAGGGCACAACCCCCATCCAGCAGGAGGAAAGGAGGCCTGGAGCGCCAGGGCAGAGACCACGCTGGGCCCACTAGGACCCCCGCCCTCCTGGCAGCGGTGAACAAGAGGACTCTGCCCGAAAGCCTGGGAAGGGCAGCAGGGGAGGAAGGGGACCCTTGGGGCTGGGTCCAGCACACACACAGCTGGGGCTGGGCCCTTGTGTCTGGTGAAGCCTTCCAGGCGGGAAGACACACAGGGCTGCAGCTCCGTGGGGCACAGGGCAGAGGGGCCTGCCCGGGGTAGCCTGGGCTGCTTGTGACTCCTGTG encodes the following:
- the PFKL gene encoding ATP-dependent 6-phosphofructokinase, liver type isoform X2; translated protein: MNAAVRAVTRMGIYVGAKVFLIYEGYEGLVEGGENIQQANWLSVSNIIQLGGTIIGSARCKAFTTREGRRTAAYNLVQRGITNLCVIGGDGSLTGANIFRSEWGSLLEELVAEGKISETTAQTYSHLNIAGLVGSIDNDFCGTDMTIGTDSALHRIMEVIDAITTTAQSHQRTFVLEVMGRHCGYLALVSALASGADWLFIPEAPPEDGWENFMCERLGETRSRGSRLNIIIIAEGAIDRNGKPISSSYVKDLVVQRLGFDTRVTVLGHVQRGGTPSAFDRVLSSKMGMEAVMALLEATPDTPACVVSLSGNQSVRLPLMECVQMTKEVQKAMDDKRFDEAIQLRGGSFENNWNIYKLLAHQKPPKEKSNFSLAILNVGAPAAGMNAAVRSAVRTGISQGHTVYVVHDGFEGLAKGQVQVVGWHNVAGWLGRGGSMLGTKRTLPKGQLESIVENIRVYGIHALLVVGGFEAYEGVLQLVEARGRYEELCIVMCVIPATISNNVPGTDFSLGSDTAVNAAMESCDRIKQSASGTKRRVFIVETMGGYCGYLATVTGIAVGADAAYVFEDPFNIHDLKVNVEHMTEKMKTDIQRGLVLRNEKCHDYYTTEFLYNLYSSEGKGVFDCRTNVLGHLQQGGAPTPFDRNYGTKLGVKAMLWLSEKLREVYRKGRVFANAPDSACVIGLKKKAVAFSPVTELKKDTDFEHRMPREQWWLSLRLMLKMLAQYRISMAAYVSGELEHVTRRTLSMDKGF
- the PFKL gene encoding ATP-dependent 6-phosphofructokinase, liver type isoform X1, yielding MAAVDLEKLRASGAGKAIGVLTSGGDAQGMNAAVRAVTRMGIYVGAKVFLIYEGYEGLVEGGENIQQANWLSVSNIIQLGGTIIGSARCKAFTTREGRRTAAYNLVQRGITNLCVIGGDGSLTGANIFRSEWGSLLEELVAEGKISETTAQTYSHLNIAGLVGSIDNDFCGTDMTIGTDSALHRIMEVIDAITTTAQSHQRTFVLEVMGRHCGYLALVSALASGADWLFIPEAPPEDGWENFMCERLGETRSRGSRLNIIIIAEGAIDRNGKPISSSYVKDLVVQRLGFDTRVTVLGHVQRGGTPSAFDRVLSSKMGMEAVMALLEATPDTPACVVSLSGNQSVRLPLMECVQMTKEVQKAMDDKRFDEAIQLRGGSFENNWNIYKLLAHQKPPKEKSNFSLAILNVGAPAAGMNAAVRSAVRTGISQGHTVYVVHDGFEGLAKGQVQVVGWHNVAGWLGRGGSMLGTKRTLPKGQLESIVENIRVYGIHALLVVGGFEAYEGVLQLVEARGRYEELCIVMCVIPATISNNVPGTDFSLGSDTAVNAAMESCDRIKQSASGTKRRVFIVETMGGYCGYLATVTGIAVGADAAYVFEDPFNIHDLKVNVEHMTEKMKTDIQRGLVLRNEKCHDYYTTEFLYNLYSSEGKGVFDCRTNVLGHLQQGGAPTPFDRNYGTKLGVKAMLWLSEKLREVYRKGRVFANAPDSACVIGLKKKAVAFSPVTELKKDTDFEHRMPREQWWLSLRLMLKMLAQYRISMAAYVSGELEHVTRRTLSMDKGF